Genomic DNA from Candidatus Methylomirabilota bacterium:
TCTTCACCCATCCGGACGAGCGCGTGCGGCTCGCGGGCCAGGTACAGGACCGCCGCCGGAAGCCCCAGCACGCACGCGAGCAGGAGCTTGTTCCGGTTGGATTCCCACCAATGCGGGATCCAGAGCGGGCATACCGCGATGGCCAGCAGCATCGCGACGAACGGGAAGGCCCAGTAGAGCGGCAGCAGGGTCGCGTGGCCCACGCAGCACGCTCCGGCTAACGAGCCGCGGGCCGGCCACCGCGCGCGATCCACGCGGTGCCCCGCCGGGCCCGGTGGCAGGCCGAGGGGTCTGGTCGAAGCGGGCGCACTTCGCGGTCGGATCATCGTCCAGGCCGCGCCCGGCTGTCAAGGGCGCGGCCGATGCCGTGGCTCGTCCGGACGAGGGCTCCGGCCTTCTGCTATACTTGGTGTGTTTTCCGGCAAGACACTTCCGTGAAATCCAGGAGAGGCCGATCATGAACGGGTCGCTTGCCGTGCGCCGTCGCGCTACCCTCGCGCTGCTCCCGGTTCTCCTCGTCGTGGCCCTGGTCGCCCTCCTGCCGGCCCCGGTCGCCGACGCGGCGGCCGGCGGCGGTGAGGCGAGCCTGAAGGTCCCGGACCTCGGGCAGGTCAGCTTCGGAGGGATCAACGGGCGCCCGCTGCTCATGGCCGGCCTTCTCGTCTGCGGGCTCGGCTTCGTCTTCGGCCTGGTGATCTACGGTCAGCTCAAGAACCTGCCGGTGCACGCCTCGATGCGGGAGATCTCCGAGCTGATCTACGAGACGTGCAAGACGTACCTCCTCACCCAGGGCAAGTTCCTGCTCATCCTCGAGGCGATCGTCGGCTTCATCATTCTCGTCTATTTCGGCCTGCTACTCCGGTTGGAGCCCGTGAAGGTGCTCATCATCCTCTTCTTCAGCGTCGTCGGCATCGGGGGCAGCTACGGGGTGGCCTGGTTCGGCATGCGGATCAACACGTTCGCCAATTCACGGACGGCCTTCGCCAGCCTGGAAGGGAAGCCGTTTCCGCTCTATTCGATCCCGCTCAAGGCCGGCATGAGCGTCGGGATGCTGCTCATCAGCGTCGAGCTGTTCCTGATGCTGCTCATCCTCCTCTTCATCCCCGGGGATTACGCCGGGCCCTGCTTCATCGGCTTTGCCATCGGGGAGTCTCTCGGCGCCGCCGCCCTCCGGATCGCCGGCGGCATCTTCACCAAGATCGCCGACATCGGCTCCGACCTGATGAAGATCGTCTTCAACATCAAGGAAGACGACGCGCGGAACCCGGGTGTGATCGCCGACTGCACCGGGGACAACGCGGGCGACTCGGTGGGGCCCACCGCCGACGGCTTCGAGACCTACGGCGTCACCGGCGTCGCCCTCATCTCGTTCATCCTCCTCGCCGTGAAGGATCCGCTGGTCCAGGTGCAGCTCCTGGTCTGGATCTTCGTGATGCGCATCCTCATGATCGTCGCCAGCGGCGCGTCGTACCTCATCAACGAGGCGATGGCTCGGGCCCGATACGGCGCGGCGACCACGATGAGCTTCGAGGCGCCCCTGACCTCGCTGGTGTGGCTCACCTCGATCGTGTCGGTGGCGCTCACGTACCTGGCCTCCTACGCGCTGATCGCGGGGCTGGGCGACGGGACGCTGTGGTGGAAGCTCTCGACGGTGATCACCTGCGGCACGATCGCCGGCGCGATCATTCCCGAGCTGGTGAAGGTCTTCACCTCTACCGAGTCCAAGCACGTCCGCGAGGTGGTGGCCTCGGCCCGGGAA
This window encodes:
- a CDS encoding sodium-translocating pyrophosphatase, whose amino-acid sequence is MALVALLPAPVADAAAGGGEASLKVPDLGQVSFGGINGRPLLMAGLLVCGLGFVFGLVIYGQLKNLPVHASMREISELIYETCKTYLLTQGKFLLILEAIVGFIILVYFGLLLRLEPVKVLIILFFSVVGIGGSYGVAWFGMRINTFANSRTAFASLEGKPFPLYSIPLKAGMSVGMLLISVELFLMLLILLFIPGDYAGPCFIGFAIGESLGAAALRIAGGIFTKIADIGSDLMKIVFNIKEDDARNPGVIADCTGDNAGDSVGPTADGFETYGVTGVALISFILLAVKDPLVQVQLLVWIFVMRILMIVASGASYLINEAMARARYGAATTMSFEAPLTSLVWLTSIVSVALTYLASYALIAGLGDGTLWWKLSTVITCGTIAGAIIPELVKVFTSTESKHVREVVASAREGGASLDILSGLVAGNFSAYWLGIVVVVLMGLAYWVSTAGLGGIMIAPAVFAFGLVAFGFLGMGPVTIAVDSYGPVTDNAQSVYELSLIEQLPNVRQEIRQRYGFEVNFEQAKHLLEENDGAGNTFKATAKPVLIGTAVVGATTMIFSIIVVLTQGLTVNVDKLSLLHPPFMLGLITGGAIIYWFTGASIQAVTTGAYRAVEFIKANIRLEGVTKASVTDSKKVVEICTQYAQKGMFNIFLTVFFSTLAFAFLEPYFFVGYLISIALFGLYQAVFMANAGGAWDNAKKVVEVDLKEKGTPLHAATVVGDTVGDPFKDTSSVAMNPIIKFTTLFGLLAVELAVSLTARQGAAFTRTLAAVFFAVSVVFVWRSFYAMRIRGGEPAAVTAGAQRVGAVARGE